atagattcgtctcgcgaattagcacagggttctacaattagttttataattagctcatgtttagtactcctaattagcattaaATATCCGATATGATACTGCTAGAGTTTAGCAACTCGTATCAAACGCCCCCGGAAGCGTCGAGCGAATGAGCAAAGGGACAGCTAGGAACGGACAAGGCTTGGGGGTGTGCGTGTCGCGCGCTGTCGTCttggctgctgccgccgccgccgacttgGGACGGCGGCGAAAAGCGATCTCTCGGCTGGCCGCATGTGATTGTCGCGTCGGTAGCGGCCCACCTCATCCGCTCCATTGTTGCGAGACCCAGCTCTCTTCTGCAGTTCTGTTGCTGCTGCAGACTGTTGGGGAACATGGCTGTAATCCCCCCACTCCCAGCTGCGTTCCTTCTACCGTCTACATTTCTCCTCTGGTTGTAAATTTGTCGGATGCTTCTGCACGAATCTCGACTGATATTTGTCACTTCAGATGTTTCTGCCGGATTCGATTTATTTTCTCTATATATACCGGGCCAAGATTGTTTTGAAAAAGGACTGTATTTCGTTCAAAGGGCCCACGCGACGGGGGTGGCCGTTTTGGGCTCGGATTCTAGTTCCCGGAAAACTCTCCCCGCCCGCTCGGACTGACATATGGGCCGGGGATGCGCGAGGCCCAAAACAGTACGTTTTTTTTATAAGAAGGACTTTTGGCACTGCGTCTGTTTTTCCACTGCAGCGAGCGCCATCATCGTGGATATGTCTCTAGTCCACAGTTTGGAAACTATATAATTTCAACTTGTGATATTTGTCCATGTTTATTATTATAAAATCAATATTTATTAAAATACCATACAACATATGAAAGATTATTTACTTGCTTAATGTTAACACTTTATCTTAAAAATTCGCTACTTATCATTAATTTAAATACAAGAATTTAAGTCTTAtagttctttttctttttttgttaattttttaCTCGCAATCATTGTAGTCTAAACTACCTGTGTTTGATTTAGGTGAATGTAACGTAATTTAATTACATCGCGGATATGTTCGTTTCAGTACTCTTGTAATCGGGTTACACCGTTAATGGCTACGAGGCATTACAAAGTTGATACCATTCCAAACCTGACGTAATCGGATGCATCATCTCCTCCCTGCTCCGTATGGAGCTGCGTCTCCAGCAACAAGAAAAATTTCATATTGGTATTAGATGGATGTTTTTTCTAATTTGGATTTTTTCCAGTGGTTGGTTTTTCTTCTTACAATGTTACCGTTATGGAATTTAACCAAACAATGTAAGTTGATGCCAACACGACAGTAGATACGCCGTGTCCTATCATGTTTCCATTTACGTTATCAAAAAGCACGTGAATTCCTTTACATAACACTTTTGTTAAAATCATCATTTTTATGGAGTAGGAACAGGAATAGAAGATCATTGAAATTAGAGAGATAAAATCGAACAAAAACCATCAAAGGGTAAAGCAAGCAAACTAACCTGCCAACCACCTACCAAtccaaaaaagataaaaaaaacccTTGTGAGATAAGCTCAGGAGCAGAACGCCCGCCGGTTCGCCGgcgacagcagcagccgccgccgatggGGGTGGACTACTACAAGGTGCTCGGCGTCGGCCGCGGCGCCACCGACGACGAGCTCAAGAAGGCCTATCGCAGGCTCGCCATGAAGTACCACCCGGACAAGAACCCCTCGCCGCAGGCCGACTCCCTCTTCAAGCAGGTCTCCGAGGCCTACGACGTCCGTACCaatcccacgccctcgccctcgtcctccattgccgccgccgaGGGGAACACATCTGCTTATTCTTGTCCCCAACCTCGCAGGTGCTCAGCGACCCGCAGAAGCGCGCCATCTACGACCAGTACGGCGAGGACGGCCTCAAGGCCGGCGCGCCCccgccctccgcctccacgcacggcgccggcgcccacggGTTCCGCTTCAACCCAAGGAGCGCCGAGGAGATCTTCTCCGAGATATTCGGCGGCGCGTTCCCCGGGGCAGGTCCCCGAACCCCCGGCGGAAGCGTTCCCCACGGGTTCCCGGGGTTCGGCAGCGCCGCTGGACCAGGGGAGACGTCTAGCGCGGGGTTGCAGAGGAAGGCGCCGCCGATCGAGCGGCAGCTGGCTTGCAGTCTAGAGGACCTGTACAAGGGCGCCACTAAGAAGATGAAGATCTCCAGGGATGTACTTGACGCCGCCGGGTGAGACCGCTGATTCCTTGTCCAATTTGTTTCCTGAAGATTACAGATTGACCACATGTTTTAGCATTCTGTTCCTCTGTAAAGATTGATTGAGCAAGGATGAGGGTTATAGTAGGGATCAGTAGAGACTTAGTGCTAGGTCGTGCCTTCTATTAAATCTTCTGATTTTCGCTTGCACACTGGAGATGCTTATTTTGACTAGAGCTTGCATAATACAATTTAAAGGCACGAGTGCGGTATGAGGAAAGGTTGAGAGGAGAGAAACTTGAATACTTGATTGGGGTGGTATACTGGTATACATGTGACTTGTCTGATGTCTCTTTTTGCTTAGCGAGTATAATACACCTAAGGCACCCATTTATACACACTAGGAATCTATTAAGGCACCTAAGGCCTCACAGAGTGCGGACACATGCTTTGTAACTGAATGCAAAGGGGGGTATACTCTAAGATTGGTGGACTTCTGCACCAAGGCTGATGGGCTGATAGCATACCCGCACTCATAGGCATGGCTGCATAGGCTTTGTTCCCCTGATGTCTCTATTAAGGCTACAAGTTACATTAATCAAATCTTAGTTGTTTACTTGTTTCAGTCCATGGAGTTTCTGTTTTTGTTGTCCCCCGATACTTCCTCATACTTTTGGACGATATACACCATGTATACTGACCTTGTCCTACTCACTTAAACCATAGTTCTGCTGTGTGCTGCCTACGTGTCAAGTCAGATATATGTTGTAAGCTTTAATCTTGACCATCGTTTATTATTTATTCGGAGTTACAATATGCTTCGTATATGACATAGGGTTGCTGTATATGTATTGCACAGTGCACCTTTTGTTTCACGTGGTGGAGATATTCTATCTATGTCCTGCTCAACATGTCAATCCTGTCTTCTTGCGCTTTGATTTGCTTGATTTAATACTTGGTCTTTCCGGTTTTCTTATTTTATCCTCATGTGTATGCATTTTGGAATATTGTCAAAACCTTGTACTATATAAACAATTCAGTGAATAGCATGATTGCATTTAGTGATGCTTGAGTGTTCTTTGATGTGTTTTTTCCTGTTATCTGCTGTTCCCATTACCTTGTATATTTTCACCAACCAAAAAAATCGCCACCACGTTGTGACCTAGACACTTACAAAAGCCATCTGTCTAGTCTTCTTGCTATTTTCAGAATGGTACAAAAGGATAGCTAGTAGGATCTCTTGACAACATCATACCCATATATTTGACCATCTAACTCGTGAGACTGTTTAATGATAGGAAGTTTCTATGTTTGTAGCTCATGCTTACAGCTGCAGTTAAAGATTTAACTCAAAATCGAATTTCAAGAGTGGTTCAGTGTTTTCTTGTGATATTGGTGTATCGTGGTTATTAATTCCTAGGTGTCTGTGTAAAATGTTCAGTGCTAAGGTGCCTCCAGAAGTAGTGTATTTGGATTTTGGACTTCAACACTTGTATACTGATGGGAGCACTTGAACTATGAATCTGCGATATGCTACTCTTTTGGAATGAAGCAACTAAGTTCGTGAAATAAACTAATTGTACAAACTTGATGGGCCTTGGATCTGATGTAAGACAACTATGACACAAGGTGGCCACTGGACATCTGTAATTGATTGAGGCTGAATATTTGATAATCTATAATATTGATACACGGGTTGTTTCCAGTGAGTTCTAGAGCAGCACAGAATGGTTTTTATCATGATGGGGGCATAGCCACTATTTGAAGTAGGTCCATAACAAAAAAGGATGGATTGTGATTAATTGTCTTCTAAACAAATTGCAAAATGATTGTAATGATGTAGTTCTTTGGCAAACACAAAGCTTAAGACATTATGATGTTGGTGCAGTCTGTTTGTTTGACCCTGTTAAGAAACATAAGATATGAGGTATATGTTTATTTATGTGATTGTTGATTATTGCAATTGTATTGGTCAGTGGTTTAACAATTATGAACTTGTTCCAGTGTACTGGATGGATAAGACTATGCGCTAATTTATTATGTCGAGTAACTAGATTTGATAGGGTATATTGAAACTTCAAATGATTTGTCTTCTGCAAAGCTTTTAGGATTTAGCTGTCATCAGGAATAGGCAAGCTCCATCATTTCAGTTTCTTGTTTTGAGAATATATTTTATGTTTTTGTGAAGGAAACCAACAAATGTTGAGGAGATCCTGACGATAGATATCAAGCCTGGATGGAAGAAGGGCACAAAAATCACCTTTCCTGAGAAAGGCAACGAGATGCGCAATGTTGTACCATCAGATCTAGTATTCATAATAGAAGAACGGGCACACCCTAAGTTCAAGAGAGATGGTAACGATCTTATTTACACACATAAGATCTCTCTTGTGGAGGCATTAACGGGCTGCACAGTCCAATTGACAACTCTGGATGGACGAAACCTGACTATTCCCGTGAAATCCGTTGTCAGTCCTACCTATGAAGAAGTTGTGCAAGGCGAAGGCATGCCGATCACAAGGGAGCCGTCTAAGAAGGGGAACTTGCGGATCAAGTTTCAGATCAAGTTCCCGACTAATCTAACGGCTGACCAAAAGTCAGGGATCCAGCAGCTTCTGTCTTAGCCTATTTGTACATTGCGAGTATCTGTTTATTCGTTTGTGGAGCAGTTGTAGTGACATTAGAGGACTGTACTATCACCTTTTTTGTGCTAGTGTTGCGTATTCTTTCGTAGCTATTGCAAGATTATGCCAAGTGCTAACCTGCCGCTGGAGCTGAATCCATTTGTCTCATCTTCAGATTCAGTTGTGTGATTGTGTCATTGCAGTTGCTTCATCTCTCAGATTATCTGACGCTTCATGGTTTCTCCCTGTTCATGTTCGGTGGTTGGAGACGTTATTCAAATTATCAGCTGCTATGCACTTTGTCACGTCAGGGGCTCAGGGCACTGGTTCAGTAATCATCTCTGATGCCTGAGTTTCCTTGAGTTTTATTGTTTATTGATATATTAAATCTAAACAAGTTTAAGTACAAAGAGGCAAAAAACACACAGAAGGAAAAAAGTAAAGTGAAATAACTGGAACTAATCTTACCCAGTTGCTCATGTCTGTGGAATAACTGTGTTTTGCGGTTTTGCCCTATGTATGCACATGGCATTTTCATAGCTGAATTGTCCATGTACACACATGGCATTTTCATAGCTGAATTGTTAGCCTCCACTCCGGCCAAATGCTGGAGCAATATGATTGAAATCTGATCATCTAATCGCCAAATGCTCCAGGCCATTAGGTTGATCGCTTCCATGTTAAAGAACTGCTGCAACACTCGAAAATGATCTCCCATGGGGAATTTGACTTCCCAACAGGCAACAGCTGCCAGCTCTCTGTTAGAACTTGATCGCAGAGGACGCAGTTATAAGTTGGTAGACAAGCTGCATGACCTGCTAGGACTTTATAATCTTTGACAATCAGTAGATTGGGTTACCCCAGAGGTATGTCCATACTTGCTCCTCTGTGGGATTGTACATTGTCCAGGATTGTGGCCATCTGATTGTACTGACTGCAAATCTGTTGCATCAGCAGCATATGCTAATGTTCAGCAATAGAGCAGATTAGCTGAAGGACCTGCCTGCCCATATGTTCCAAGGTAATATGCTTTCGGAAAGATCCCGGCCGTCGCATCGGCGATCGTTGTCGGTGGAGGATTGCAGGTTAAAGCGAGGATGGTGATCTTCCTGGATGAGGTTTCTCCGAGGGTaggccgtcgtcgtcgcaggTTCAGAGCCTGACGCCAACGCGGAATTCGGCGGCATCCAATTGCCGGAATCCCCCGTGCTCGCTGAGAATACCGTCCAACACTCCGGtctccgccgtcgtcgtcgccgagcCCAGGCCGTCTTTTCGGAGGCGCTGTCCCGGTGCCCCTCGCCGGAATTTGTACTTACCAATTTGCTTGTTCAGATCGCCGGGTGGTCTGCGGCAGCGTTTATCTCCTTTCTCAATCATGCTGCAGTGTAGCCACATTAACTCTGTACTTTGCTGTACGTGTCCGAATTCGCTCCATGCAATCTGTTTATTCTCTTTTTTTCGTATTTTCTTTCACATTGCTTCATCTTTTTCAGGAGCCGTCGCAATAGATGGGCTAACCAAATCAGCTATTCCAAGTTGGTCGCCATATATGGTACACAGCCTTTCGAGCCCGAACAGCAGCATTAGAAGACAGAAGATTGGAAATTGGATTCAGGCCGAAATTCATTATGCTATCTTTTATCCGCCTATGGGTGTTTTGTTTCAACGGAAAGTTCAGGTAAGTTGGTGATCTCTGCACTCTGTTGTTCCTTAAAGAAATGACACTTATGCAGTGGAGATATCCCATGCTAGAACCATAAAAACAATCTTTCGAGGACTGCCTAAAGGCTCGGATTATTGGTGTTGCAACGGCACGAGATTGAATCTGCATAACTACTTCTACTTGGACCAGATGGCCCATTGATCGGTTCAAGTAGCAGCCGAAAATCAATGGACGGTACCAATGCCGATGATGATAATAATGTgctttcccccttttttttctctgcCTTTTTTGGGCGGGTTATGATAATGATTTCTATACCTCATGTGTTCGTCTATTAATCATCCAGGTGGCTACTAGCTCAGGTCAGAGAAAGGCTTGTCCATTAAGAACTTGTTCTGTTGTTTTTTCCTTCCGAAAATTACAGCACAATCTTCATTCTTACTCTACGAAaaacaattgattttgtaataatTTTTGCAGTGACGAAATGCGGTATCTTGAATGCATGCTACATAAGTGGAGATGCCATTTTGTGCTGCTTTCAGGAGAGGGCCATCATAAGAATTTAAAAGGCCAAAGAGCCATCAGAAAATATGTGCACACCACACTGTCAGCTAGCTATATCTTTGCTATCCCATTGTGGTTGTCAGGCCATACTATCATTTTCCATCGCCTGTTTTTAGTATCAGAAAATTATTTTTCGGGTCGCTGCTTCGCATTTCTGATTTACCAAATTTAAGCCTTGCAGCTAAATATTGGTGTACCCAATCACATACCAAAAGGTGTCGTCATGTATATCTCCCATCTGTGACTAACAATACGATTCTCGTTCTcccttttattttcattttgaaAAACACAGTAAACCatgctccctccatcccaaatcgtaggtcgttttgactttttcaagtgcatagtttttactatacACCTAagtatagtgtatgtctagatgcatacagacatctatgaacctagaaaaaacaaaacgatctacaattgaaacggagggagtagttcatTACCGATTTCACGAGCATGGCAACTTAATcacaggggcggatctagggcccgggctgcccgagctgcagcccggggcgagcccatgtagtccctttaacatatgtggtatTTAGCCTAATAAAAGGAGGTTTATGAGGCAAGATTAGACTGTTTTGGTGCTGTTTCAGCAACTTAACCCGGGGTGCAgctgaacttttttttatttttaaccctttttttatttatttttaaaaataacctcacccgGACTTTATTTGCGCGgcgtaacccttttggccgcgccagaccgcctggcgcggcaggaacatgctgccgcgccgcatgcactggcgcggcggcccctgccacgctggcgcggcgagtcgcggcgccaggtgggcgctgacgtgggcgggcgcTTGCCGCGCCAGCCCCCTGGCGTGGCAGGGCCAGCACTAATTCCACGCgtcggctcccttcctcctccctccctcctttcttcctcctccagactcCCGAGCCCGAGCTCCTTGCGctgccccccgccgccccacccccaaatccacccaaaatccggcgttttcggtgggggaaagtagtggaaatcgatccctgcttcgtgtggaagttattcccctacttattctcgtgttttaccgttgcatttggtagatcagaggatgtttaggtgacttagggttaggttagtgatttgaattttgaatgaaatgcaatggtgttttgtgttagatgatacgtagttcatacgcaattgagtctctgcccgcgatattgacgtgtagaacttgttgatttaggtatatattcattgaatcgtatagtgcaatgtatatgtgtattttttgtttgcaatttgtccaatatatgtaatgtgtgtagttgatatgtcgaatatgtgcaatgtgtagtgtatatgacatggtgaaatatttatattttgtagatggatcgtttagttcgattttttgatggtggtgttgtgaaacaaaatggggagttagagaatatgaatgagtcaattgaattcttcgatggtcctccaagttttagtgatttagttgaccgtgtaatgaggaagtatggatgtagagtggatgagatcagtttgagaggtcgttttgattgtgggaaagctagagctcattatgttctcatgaagttagcatccgatgcgaattggaagcactataaggatgtagtgcacgaagctaatgttgcatatttggaggttatagtcgaaattgttcgtatgcctggcccaaatgttgtcatgagtgaggaagtggcggtagtgaaccataatggtacccaggagtcagaaatgttgcatcacgtgttaggtgaaacagaacgtgattttgacttggctattgccaatgatgattttcccaataacattttgagagggatgaagctaACCCCANNNNNNNNNNNNNNNNNNNNNNNNNNNNNNNNNNNNNNNNNNNNNNNNNNNNNNNNNNNNNNNNNNNNNNNNNNNNNNNNNNNNNNNNNNNNNNNNNNNNNNNNNNNNNNNNNNNNNNNNNNNNNNNNNNNNNNNNNNNNNNNNNNNNNNNNNNNNNNNNNNNNNNNNNNNNNNNNNNNNNNNNNNNNNNNNNNNNNNNNNNNNNNNNNNNNNNNNNNNNNNNNNNNNNNNNNNNNNNNNNNNNNNNNNNNNNNNNNNNNNNNNNNNNNNNNNNNNNNNNNNNNNNNNNNNNNNNNNNNNNNNNNNNNNNNNNNNNNNNNNNNNNNNNNNNNNNNNNNNNNNNNNNNNNNNNNNNNNNNNNNNNNNNNNNNNNNNNNNNNNNNNNNNNNNNNNNNNNNNNNNNNNNNNNNNNNNNNNNNNNNNNNNNNNNNNNNNNNNNNNNNNNNNNNNNCATCAGTTATtaacaatggttgctaatttttgctgatgaatgcataccttaggatgagaattgcaagattttcgtatgaaatgttcttataaattgAGGATGGGCCTATcgttactattcgcttgtgtacagtgtaaacaatttcatactgcaaatgtcatttgtatcatatttgtgttacttaccactttagtagcccgttattcacaattggattgacttctcattttttaataatcttataatgttttgcagaatttgacaccactcagggctagggtgcactcaccacttaggtgggatgagtggtacgcccagtacctgcagagagcaggtttcttggatCTCGCTGTTTAGGTTGTCGGGGGTCTGCCTCCAATGGACGGACTGCTattgaccgctatggtcgacaggtggcgtccggagactcacacgttccacctGCCCTTCGGAGAAATGACCATCACAATGTAGGATGTggctatgatactcggccttccactgGATGGGCAGCCAGTGACGGGTATTATacagaatgagaattggcgtgatatggttgagatgcatattgggattaggccgccagagccagagggcggagacagctcgaagaagacgtccggtgtcagctcggcatggttgagggagcacttcgatGTGTGTCCTCCaggagcaaatgacgaggtcgtgcagcgctatgctcgagtgtggctatggcactttgtcagtacattcctccttccagatgcagctgggaacacagtatcgtggatggttctccccattTTAGGTCAGgtttgggaaaacatagccgtttacagttggggctcagcggctcttgcctggctgtacagacagctatgtgaggcttgcaggcGCACAGCGAGGGATTCCAATGTTGGCGGTTGCACTTATATGCTGCAGatatggatttgggagcgaatgcccgtgggtcgaccttcctgtctccgtgtcgatgtaagtcacTACGGCTAAATTCCTTTTTCTACTTTAATGTTCGgaaaaactattgtatcatgtgaccaattggacttacttgcaatttcagccatggcatcgagacgATGCTCGTCCCACGttctatcatgtgtggaagcatgtgcggcccgttcgtggcaatccggataggcgctacagggcctacacaaacgagtttgatgttctcacgcagcaccaggtaatttgctCACCATAGTTTTTAAAGCTAACTTCCGTATAATgatagatgaaataagtattgcgtgaaaatttttgCAGGTTGAATGGAAACCGTACGACCGTGACCAGCTTAGCCATATCGTattttcaccgacgtgctacagagacagagagctgtggaggtgcacgacgCCACTGATATTGTACTAcgtggtagagtttcatatgccgcatagggtgatgcggcagtttgggaggatgcaaccgtgccctcttttggaattatcgacttcgcagcagctgcatAGGTACGCAGGATTAAATAACTGTTGGAGGCTATTCAATTAATGCACTtaacatgttatactaatacttcactaatttctgatgcagtatcgaccgcagaaagcggtacaaggagaatgattggaggtTGAAGCATGCTCAGTACCTCCTCATGTGGCAGAATAAGCAAGGATGCGATTCTGACggtggaccgtactggcgaccaaacaatgagtacataagatggtactgtactttgacgagaact
This sequence is a window from Setaria italica strain Yugu1 chromosome III, Setaria_italica_v2.0, whole genome shotgun sequence. Protein-coding genes within it:
- the LOC101783600 gene encoding dnaJ homolog subfamily B member 4 yields the protein MGVDYYKVLGVGRGATDDELKKAYRRLAMKYHPDKNPSPQADSLFKQVSEAYDVLSDPQKRAIYDQYGEDGLKAGAPPPSASTHGAGAHGFRFNPRSAEEIFSEIFGGAFPGAGPRTPGGSVPHGFPGFGSAAGPGETSSAGLQRKAPPIERQLACSLEDLYKGATKKMKISRDVLDAAGKPTNVEEILTIDIKPGWKKGTKITFPEKGNEMRNVVPSDLVFIIEERAHPKFKRDGNDLIYTHKISLVEALTGCTVQLTTLDGRNLTIPVKSVVSPTYEEVVQGEGMPITREPSKKGNLRIKFQIKFPTNLTADQKSGIQQLLS